In the Halorubrum ruber genome, CTCGCTGTCGACGCCGGCCGCGACGCCCAGCGCGAAGGCGCGCTCGACGGCCTCCTCGCGGGTGAGGTCGTCCCACTCCGTGCCGAACGTGCGGTCGTACATCAGTGCGTCACCGTCGCGGCCGAACCGACGCGGAGCCCGCCGTCGGTGAACTCCACGTCTTGGATGTCGGTGTCGACGTTCGTCCCCCGCATCTTCAGCACCTGAACCCCGCGCTGCATCCCCTCGTCTTCGAGGTAGTTGTGCATGAAGACGACGCCGTGCGCGAGGTAGTGCTCCTCCGAGTAGGCGCTCGGGTCGGTCATCTCCGATATCAGCAGCGTCGTGGCGTCGGTCCGCTTCAGCGAGGAGAGCAGCTGGATCATCGTGTCCTCGTCGTCGTCGAGGAGGAACCGCAACAGCATCGTCGAGTCGAAGACGACGCGGTCGATGTCGCGGGAGTTGATGAACCCGGTGAGGCGGTTGGTGACGCCCGAGCGGTCGCGCCGGTCGCCGGGGAGGCCGAAGAAGCGCCGACCGTCCGACGAGAAGGAGTCGAGGAAGGTGACGCGGTCGGAGTCGAGCGCGCGGTCGAACCCGAAGTCGTAGCCGCTCATGTCCTCGCGGATCCCCTCCTTCGTCTCGTGCATGCTGATGTAGAGGACGTCCTCGCCGTTCCGGGCGCCCTGGGCCGCGAACTGCGAACAGAAGGTCGTTTTGCCGCTCCCGGGCGGACCGCTGACCACGTAGAGGCGGTTCTCGGGGAACCCGCCGTCGACGAGGCCGTCGAACCCCGGGACGCCGCTTGAGACGCGCATACGTGGGAAACCCGTCGGACGGCTGATAAGCGTTGGCACCCGGTTCTCACGGGTGAGAACCGACGCGGTCAGCGAGCGTCTCGCGCCGAACCGGGGTCGGCTTCTCCTCCCGCCTACGCCTCCGCGGCCTCGACGTCGTCGAGTTCGGCGGCGAGCGCGTCGTCGACGTCCGGCGAGACCCAGACGACGAACCGGTCGTCGGACTTGACGATGCCGCGGACGCCTTCGTCCTCGACCGTCGTGCCCTGGTCGACGTCCTCGGGCGAGACGTCGCGGACCTGGAACACCTCGTCGACCATCCAGCCGACCGTCCCGCCCTCGTCGATCTCGGCGTCGTCGAAGACGACGATCCGCTCGCGCGGGCCGTCCTCGTCGATGTCGAACAGCGTCTTCGGGTCGACGATCGTCGTCGTCCGGCCGCGGAGGTCCATCACGCCCTCGACGTGGTCCGGCGAGTTGGGGATCCGCGTGAGCTCGCCGGCGTCGACGATCTCGTCGATGACGCCGATGTCCAGACAGTACGTCCCGTCGCCTAACCCGAACTCCAACACCTTGGTCGGTTCGGCCTCCGCCTCTGTTGCTGCCATGCCCGTAGCTGCGGCGAACCGACAAATAATCGTGTCCCCTGAATTATCAGGGGTGATTACTGGGTCCGTGGATTTATGCTGATTCTGCGCCCGCCGTGAGACATGAGCAGGACGACGGATCGGCGCGGCGGTCGGGACGGGTCGCCGCGGGTGGTGGTCGTCGACGACTCGCCGTTCATGCGGGGACTGATAGGCGACCTCCTGAGCGACGCCGGGGTCGCGGTCGTCGGCGAGGCGGGGGACGGGGAGGAGGCGCTCTCGGTGGTCGCCGAGACGCGCCCCGACGTCGTGACGATGGACGTCGAAATGCCCGGGATGGGCGGGCTCGAAGCCGTCGAGCGGCTGATGGAGGAGACGCCGACGCCGGTGTTGATGCTGTCTGCGCACACCGACGAGGGCGCGGAGGTCACCTTCGAGGCGCTGGACCGCGGGGCGGTCGACTTCTTCGCGAAGCCCGGCGGCGAGGTGTCGACGGGCGTCTCGCGGGAGTCGGAGCGCCTCGTCGAGGCGGTGCGCTCGGTCGCGGGCGCCGACCTCGACGCCGCGACCCGCGAGCGGGACGACCCGAGCGCCGCGGCGTCGCGGTCGAGCGAGTCCGGCGGCGACGCCGGCGCCGGCGCGGCGGACGTCGACGGGCCGCTGACGGTCGTTATCGCCGCGTCGACCGGCGGCCCGAACGCGGTCGAGCGCGTGCTGTCGGCGCTGCCGATGGCTGACTGTCGCGTGGTGGTCGTCCAGCACATGCCGGAGGCGTTCACCTCGCGGTTCGCGGACCGGCTCGACGCCGCCTCCGCGTACGACGTGCGGGAGGCGAGCGACGGCGCGCGGATCGGCGCGGGGGAGGTGCTCGTCGCCCGCGGCGGGAGCCACACGCTGATCGACAGCTACCGCTCGGGGCGGCTCCGGGTGAAGCTCGACGAGGACGACGACTCCCACACGGTCACCCCCGCGGCCGACGTGACGATGCGCTCCGCGGCCGAGGTGATCGACGACCCGCTCGTCGGCGTCGTGTTGACCGGGATGGGCTCGGACGCCGCCGAGGGGATCCGCGCGATGGCCGACGCCGGGGCGCGCACGCTGGCGCAGAGCGAGGACACCTGCGTCATCTACGGGATGCCGAAGCGCGCGGTCGAGACGGGCGGGGTCGACGCCGTCTACGACCTCGACGACGTCGCCGGCGCGATAGTGGGGGGTGAGGCCTGATGGACTCCCACCGCGCCGCGTTCGTCGCCGAGGCCGAAGACGGGATCACCGACCTCAACAACGCCTTACTCGCCCTCGAGGCCGACCCCGAGGACACCGAGGCGATGGACGACGTGTTCCGCGTCGCCCACACCCTGAAAGGGAACGCCGCGGCGATGGGGTACGAGGACGTCTCCGACTTCGGGCACGCCTTAGAGGACCTGCTGGACGCGGTCCGGCAGGGCGACCGCGAGGTGACGCCCGAGCTGATGGACCTCCTCTTCGAGGGGGTCGACACGGTCGAGGCGATGGTCGAAGAGATCGCCGACACCGGCGAGGTGTCGACCGACCCCTCCGACCTCGAATCGCGCCTGCGCGAGATGGAGGAACACGGCACCGTCGGGGGGGACGGCGGAAGCGATGAGAGTGACGACGAGAACGACGAGGCCACCGGCGACGAGGACGACACCGATAGCGAGCCGTCCGGCGAGTCCGGAGAT is a window encoding:
- a CDS encoding RAD55 family ATPase, with the translated sequence MRVSSGVPGFDGLVDGGFPENRLYVVSGPPGSGKTTFCSQFAAQGARNGEDVLYISMHETKEGIREDMSGYDFGFDRALDSDRVTFLDSFSSDGRRFFGLPGDRRDRSGVTNRLTGFINSRDIDRVVFDSTMLLRFLLDDDEDTMIQLLSSLKRTDATTLLISEMTDPSAYSEEHYLAHGVVFMHNYLEDEGMQRGVQVLKMRGTNVDTDIQDVEFTDGGLRVGSAATVTH
- a CDS encoding chemotaxis protein CheW, translating into MAATEAEAEPTKVLEFGLGDGTYCLDIGVIDEIVDAGELTRIPNSPDHVEGVMDLRGRTTTIVDPKTLFDIDEDGPRERIVVFDDAEIDEGGTVGWMVDEVFQVRDVSPEDVDQGTTVEDEGVRGIVKSDDRFVVWVSPDVDDALAAELDDVEAAEA
- the cheB gene encoding chemotaxis-specific protein-glutamate methyltransferase CheB — translated: MSRTTDRRGGRDGSPRVVVVDDSPFMRGLIGDLLSDAGVAVVGEAGDGEEALSVVAETRPDVVTMDVEMPGMGGLEAVERLMEETPTPVLMLSAHTDEGAEVTFEALDRGAVDFFAKPGGEVSTGVSRESERLVEAVRSVAGADLDAATRERDDPSAAASRSSESGGDAGAGAADVDGPLTVVIAASTGGPNAVERVLSALPMADCRVVVVQHMPEAFTSRFADRLDAASAYDVREASDGARIGAGEVLVARGGSHTLIDSYRSGRLRVKLDEDDDSHTVTPAADVTMRSAAEVIDDPLVGVVLTGMGSDAAEGIRAMADAGARTLAQSEDTCVIYGMPKRAVETGGVDAVYDLDDVAGAIVGGEA